The genomic region TTAACATCCTCCTCAAAGGCCCCCAAGATTACAATACCCCCGGTCGTGAAGCCGGCCCCTAAAATCGCCATCATAATGGACGACATGGGGATAAGCAGGGGCTTTATAAAAGAGCTCCTCGCGCTTAAGTACCCGGTGACCGTTTCCGTTCTGCCCCATCAGCCCTCTACCTATTACGTGGCGGACCTCGCCCATAAGAAGGGCGCCGAGGTGATGCTTCACCTCCCGATGGAGCCGATAGATTACCCGAACAAGAACCCGGGGCCGGGGGCGCTCTTTACCTATATGGATGGGGACACCTTCAAGAACAGCCTCGCATCAGACCTCGCCTCCGTCCCCCATGTCGCAGGCGTCAACAATCACATGGGCTCGCGCCTGACCCAGGACGAGGAGAAGATGAGACTTGTGCTTGACGAGATTGGAAAGAGGGGGCTCTTCTTCGTGGATTCGAGGACAACCCACCTTACGGTTGCCTATCGGCTGGCTGTGAGTATGGGGGTTCCGGCAATAGAGAGGTCGGTCTTTCTCGACAACGAGAACGACCTGAACGCCGTAAGGGGCAGACTCAACGAGCTGATAGCCGTGGCGAAGAGGGACGGCAGGGCCTTAGGGATATGTCACCCCAGGTCGGAGACGATAAGGGCGCTGAAGTCGATGGAGCCGGCCCTGACCTCGGGAGCGGTCAAGGTCGTCACGGTCAAGGAGCTTTTAAAGGCAAAAAAATATTAGATTGAGCGGGAGGGAATATGGAGAACTTCTTAGATCTTTTGGTGGACGGCGGTCCCCTTATGATCCCGATACTTTTGTGTTCCGTAATTGCGCTGGGAGTCTTCCTGGAGAGGGTCTTTTATCTGAGGAGGAAGAAGATCATTCCCTCTGAGCTTGTAATTAAGGTTGAGGAGCTTGTAAAAGAGGGGCGGATAA from Candidatus Zymogenus saltonus harbors:
- a CDS encoding divergent polysaccharide deacetylase family protein → MTKKKAKNKNKGERAAKTPKTAIRSPKKKPKNRVKGLIETKGRYIALSALLLCVIVALIFVAVGLIRKRVEPVFPGLSITGTPVHPTDGVFKIERDILAVNEEITGSLLDLGYSESSLKSSDEKAKVVGAVHFREISESYSLKGGDDKGEILEFLSGRLEGFGDDVSVRETDVAGGGFYFDFYVYDYQVRRLTFLTSSSKAPKITIPPVVKPAPKIAIIMDDMGISRGFIKELLALKYPVTVSVLPHQPSTYYVADLAHKKGAEVMLHLPMEPIDYPNKNPGPGALFTYMDGDTFKNSLASDLASVPHVAGVNNHMGSRLTQDEEKMRLVLDEIGKRGLFFVDSRTTHLTVAYRLAVSMGVPAIERSVFLDNENDLNAVRGRLNELIAVAKRDGRALGICHPRSETIRALKSMEPALTSGAVKVVTVKELLKAKKY